Below is a window of Enterobacter kobei DNA.
ATTATCCCAGTCGGTATACACCACTTCTTTACTGGTATCCGTTTCGCCGCCGGTCATTTTCATAATCAGACGGATCATGACACGATCAAGCCAGCCATAACGCGGATAACGAAGCGCGCCGGCAAACACCGCACACTGGTCAGGCTGCCAGGGCGAGTTAAGCAAGAACTTGCGCGTATAGCTATTGGTCTGCGGCGTACGCTTCTCAGGTTTACGCGCCACCAGGTTCACCGAGAAAAATGCCCCCGGTCGGGCATTCAGCTCCTGCAGGTGCTTTTTCACAAAGCGATCGAGCACAGGATGAAAATGCCCATAGCGAATTGAGGCGCCAATCACGACACGATTATAGGCAGACCAGTCGATCTCCCCGGTACGGTTAAGATTCACCACATCCGCATACACGCCCAGTTCGTTAAGCTGGGATGCCAGATAAGAGGCAATTTCACGCGTTTGCCCGTCCCGGGTGGAGAACAATATTAACGTTTTCACAAACAGCTTCCTTATTCACGCCAGAAGGTGGGGGTAAAGAGTACCAGCAGCGTAAAGACTTCAAGACGACCAAACAGCATATTAGCGATGAGCACCCATTTCGCGATGGGGTTCATGCTGGCAAAGTTATCGGCCACCACACCTAGCCCCGGGCCGAGGTTATTCAGCGTAGCCACCACAGAGGCGAACGCCGAGAAGTCATCCACGCCGGTGGCGATGATCGCCAGCATACTGACGATAAACACCAGCGCATACGCGGAGAAGAATCCCCATACGGCTTCCAGAATACGCTCCGGCAACGCACGATTTCCCAACTTGATGCTGTAAACCGCATTCGGGTGAACCAGACGTTTCAGCTCACGGTTGCCCTGCTTAAACAGCAACAGGATACGGATCACTTTCAGTCCGCCGCCCGTTGAACCCGCGCAACCCCCAATAAATGCCGAACAGAGCAGTAGCACCGGCAGGAACAGCGGCCAGCGAGCAATGCTGTCAGTGGTAAATCCGGCGGTCGTCGCCATCGACACCACCTGGAAGAATGCCTGGTTCAGGGTGGTTACCGCCGAGTCGTACACATCGTGGAACCACAGCACCAGCGTACAGATGAACACCAGCGTCAACTGCACGCCGATAAACATCCTGAATTCCGGATCGCGCCAGTACACTTTCAGGTTACGACCGCTTAATAAAGAGAAGTGCAGACCATAGTTACAGCCGGAGATAAGCAAGAAGATGGCGATAATGGTGTTAATTGTCGGACTGTCAAAGTAACCGACGCTGGCATCGTGTGTGGAAAAACCGCCAATCGCAATGGTCGCAAAACTGTGGCTAATGGCATCGAAAGCAGGCATCCCCGCAAACCATAATGCCAGCGCACAGGCCACCGTCAGCAGAACATAGATAAGCCACAGGGTTTTCGCTGTTTCCGCAATACGTGGACGCATCTTGTTATCTTTCAACGGCCCCGGCATTTCCGCGCGATAGAGCTGCATCCCCCCAACGCCAAGGATAGGCAGAATGGCTACCGCCAGCACGATGATCCCCATACCGCCGAACCATTGTAGCATCTGTCGGTAGAACAGGATGGCATGCGGCAGCGAGTCCAGACCCACCAGCGTCGTCGCGCCGGTGGTAGTTAAGCCGGAGAAAGATTCAAAAAACGCATCGGTGACCGTCAGGTTCGGACGTTCCGAGAAGATAAAGGGCAATGCCCCCACGCTGCCCAGCACTGTCCAGAACAGTACGACGATCAGAAAGCCTTCCCGTGATTTCAGCTCGCCCTTCTGGCGGCGGTTGGGCCACCACAGCAGTGAACCAATCGCCAGCGCCACGAAAAACGTCTGTGTAAATGCGCGCCCCGCACCGTCACGGTAAAGGAGAGCGACCAGTCCGGGCAGGATCATGGTCCCGGAAAATAAGATGACCAGCAGTCCAACAATTCGGGTTATGGCACGGAAATGCATCTCTGCCGCGTCCTTAGGTAGTAATAAATGAGGTGGGGATTATTCTTCAATCGCCAGTAATTGCAATGAACCACGGCTAAAATCCGCCAGCTTTGCCGAAAATTCAGCCAATCTGCTGTGGGGAAGCGCCACACGCAGATGCACCAGATCCTGATATCGACTTTCGACAATCTTTCCTTCGAACTGTAAAAGCAGCGACTCAATCCCTGCCAGTTGGGCGTAATCACAGCTCAAAGTATATGCGGTCAACGGCATTTTGCGGACAGTTGTCAGCTGATTCAGCGCACGCTGCACCCCGCCACCATAGGCTTTCACCAGCCCGCCCGTGCCTAATAAAACACCGCCATAGTAGCGTACCACTACCGCGGTGATTTCGCCGACGCCGCTGCCCATCAGCTGCGCCAGCATCGGTTTGCCGGCCGTGCCCGACGGTTCGCCATCATCCGAGAAACCCAGTTGCTGAGAATCATCCGGCGCGCCAGCCACCCACGCGACACAATGGTGCCGCGCATCCGGGTGCGCCGCCCGCACCGACTCAACAAAGGCCTTTGCCGCTTCTACGCCATCGGTATGGGCCAGCAGCGTGATAAAGCGGCTCTTTTTGATCTCTTCAACGACGGTGACCGGCTCCGCCGGTATCGGCCAGCTTTCCATTACGCCAGCTTCAGATCCCGCGTCATGTTTTCCACACCGTTTTCATGGATCACCACGTTGTCTTCGATACGGATGCCGCCGAACGGTTTAAGCGCTTCAATCTTCTGCCAGT
It encodes the following:
- the trkH gene encoding Trk system potassium transporter TrkH, with protein sequence MHFRAITRIVGLLVILFSGTMILPGLVALLYRDGAGRAFTQTFFVALAIGSLLWWPNRRQKGELKSREGFLIVVLFWTVLGSVGALPFIFSERPNLTVTDAFFESFSGLTTTGATTLVGLDSLPHAILFYRQMLQWFGGMGIIVLAVAILPILGVGGMQLYRAEMPGPLKDNKMRPRIAETAKTLWLIYVLLTVACALALWFAGMPAFDAISHSFATIAIGGFSTHDASVGYFDSPTINTIIAIFLLISGCNYGLHFSLLSGRNLKVYWRDPEFRMFIGVQLTLVFICTLVLWFHDVYDSAVTTLNQAFFQVVSMATTAGFTTDSIARWPLFLPVLLLCSAFIGGCAGSTGGGLKVIRILLLFKQGNRELKRLVHPNAVYSIKLGNRALPERILEAVWGFFSAYALVFIVSMLAIIATGVDDFSAFASVVATLNNLGPGLGVVADNFASMNPIAKWVLIANMLFGRLEVFTLLVLFTPTFWRE
- the hemG gene encoding menaquinone-dependent protoporphyrinogen IX dehydrogenase translates to MKTLILFSTRDGQTREIASYLASQLNELGVYADVVNLNRTGEIDWSAYNRVVIGASIRYGHFHPVLDRFVKKHLQELNARPGAFFSVNLVARKPEKRTPQTNSYTRKFLLNSPWQPDQCAVFAGALRYPRYGWLDRVMIRLIMKMTGGETDTSKEVVYTDWDNVAAFARDIAHLTHKSPLNQA
- a CDS encoding IMPACT family protein, producing the protein MESWPIPAEPVTVVEEIKKSRFITLLAHTDGVEAAKAFVESVRAAHPDARHHCVAWVAGAPDDSQQLGFSDDGEPSGTAGKPMLAQLMGSGVGEITAVVVRYYGGVLLGTGGLVKAYGGGVQRALNQLTTVRKMPLTAYTLSCDYAQLAGIESLLLQFEGKIVESRYQDLVHLRVALPHSRLAEFSAKLADFSRGSLQLLAIEE